The Flavobacterium commune genome contains the following window.
TTTTGCCATCCAGAAGCATACTAACTCCTCATCCCAAAGAATTGGAACGATTGATTGGAGAATGGAATTCGGAAGAAGAGAAATTTGAAAAAACCATTTCTTTTTCGATGCAATATCATGTAGTAGTTGTAATGAAAGGCGCACCAACACATATTATTGATGGTCAAACTATTTATAAAAATACAACCGGAAATCCCGCCTTAGCAACTGCCGGAAGTGGCGATGTCTTGACAGGAATCATTACGAGTTTATTAGCACAAGGCTACGAACCGCTCCAAGCAGCTATTTTGGGAGTCTATTTACATGGATTAACGGCTGATATTGCTGTGCCTAAAACCGGATTTCAATCTTTCGTCGCTTCGGATATTATTGACCATCTTGGTGCAGCTTTTTTGAGTTTGGAGTAAAAATGGTACACAGACCTGTCTGCCGACAGGCAGGTTAAACGGATTTTAACTGATTACCACAGAAATAATTTAAAAATGCTAACGTTTCGGGGCTTTGCGATGGTGGGGCAATCGAAGCACAAATCTTCAATTTTGCACAAAAGTTGAACCGAAGAACAACTTTTCAACTTTGCAGTTTCGCCCCACTATTGTAAAACCCTTGTTAGCTGTGGTTTTTTTCTATTTCTGAAGGATTTATTCCAAATTCAGCTTTGAAACTTCTTGAAAAATGTGAAAAATTTACGAAGCCAACATCGTCATAAATTTCATTGGGCTTTTTGCCTTGTTTTGATATTAAAAAGTGGGCTAAATCTAATCGCTTTTTGATAAGCCATTTGTTAGGGGTTTGATTGAAAATTTCTTGGAAATCTCTTTTAAATGTTGAAATACTCCTACCTGTGAGTTTTGCAAATTGCGCCAACGGAATATTGTGCATATAATTTTTGTTCATATACGCTTCCAAGTCAATTTTAAAATCGTCTTCAAAATTGAAAAGTAAATTTTGAATTGTGGTATACCGAAGCAAAAGTTCAATAATTTCAAAAGTTTTAATAGTCGCTAAATTATTGGTGAGTGCCTCTTGATTTTCAAAATAAGGAAGCATAGAATTGAAAAACCCTTTTAAAAATGGGTCGGGTTGAAATATAAAATTAGGTTTTCCTAAATAATTTCCTTTTGGTAAAATATGGTGTTCTTTTGAATAATTATACAACGTTTCTTTGGGTAAAAAAATGCTGATACTCATAAAGGGTTTATTGTCTTGAGGGATTTTTTGGGTTTTTACTAATTGATTTTTTGATACAAAACCAATATCGCCTTTGTTATACTGAAAGGTTTCTATGCCGTCGTTAATTATCATTTTTCCGTTTAGAACGCAGACCAAAGCGTGGTCTTGAACAAAAGGATCAAAATTTTTTTTCTCTTGCGATGTGCAAGAAAACAAAATATTAATTCGGATTCTATCTTCAATCATTATTTCAGAATTATGATTTTAATTGTTCGTAATAAATTGTCGCTCTTTCTTTTGAAAAATAATCGATTACAGCAAAAGCCATCCCAAATAAGATTAATGAAATGGCGATTGCTTTTAAATGGACATTTTGTGTAAGATAAAGCAGGGCAATGGCTATGAGAAAACAAGCCAAACTAATAGCGATAGACATTGGGTATAAATATTGAAAATCATCTACACGTTTAATTTCGGCATTTATAAATTCTTTTGGGTTTTGCTCATATTTTTTCGCAATTTCTTGCTTTTGTTTTCCGTTGGAACGAATCATATTTGCACCTGTTATAGAAAAAAATATACCTATAACCAACATTGGAATCAGCAATGCTTTTGCGGTTGGCGTATTCCCTAAAAAGTAAAATAGTAAAGCCGTTAAGATTAAGAAAAATCCAAATCCGAGGATAAATTTTCCCTCAAATATTTCTCCGTTATACCAATTTATAGTGTTTTGCATTATATCCATTTTTATTAATTTTTTAAATAGAAAAGGCTGTCTCTTTTTAGACAGCCAATTTAGGGATTTATTTATTTTGATTATTTTGCATTATAGCCACCGTCAATACTCAATACAGTTCCCGTCATAAAAGGATTTTCGTCTGAAGCCAAAAAGAAAATTCCTTTTGCAATATCTTCTACTTCACCTAAACGTTTCATTGGGTGCAATGCTTCAATTCCCGAAACATCATAAGTTCCCGAAGCAATTGCATTTTTCAAAATATCGGTTTTAATTGCTCCTGGTGCAACTGCATTTATACGAATATTTTTGGTAGCATAATCCAATGCACCACCTTTGGTTAAACCAACAACGGCGTGTTTTGAAGCGTTGTATTGAGCCGTGCTTACCAATCCATTCAAACCTGCTATGGAAGCAAGGTTTACGATAGTTCCGCCACCTGTTTTCAACATTGTATTAATGGCGTGTTTCATTCCGTAATAAACACCCATTACATTAGTTTCCAGCATTTGTTTCAGTTCGTCCGATTCTGTATCAGCCAATAAAGCATTCCCTAAAGAAACTCCTGAATTGTTTACGATAGAATCTAATTTTCCAAATTTTTCAACCGTTTTGTCAATTACGTTTTTAACTTGTTCTTCACGCGTTACATCTAAAGGAAAGAAAGTTACCTCTGCACCTTCTTTTTTAAATTCTTCCAAAACTTCCGTTTCTTTGTTCGCATTTCTACTTGTAATAACAACATTGTATCCATTTTTTGCAAAATGTAGAGCTGTTGCTTTGCCAATACCTGTTGTTCCACCTGTGATAATTACTGTCTTTGCCATTTTATTCTATTTTAAAATTATTTAACAAAATTAAAACAGCTTCAATGATATTGTTTTTCTGTAAAGTTCAAATTGTTTTTCTGTGAGGTTTGGAACAGTGTTTCGGTAAAATCACAGCTAACTTGTATATAACTACTGACGTTGTCAGACTTATACACCCGTATTTGGGTAGCTTTGTCTGATAAACGTCAGCGTTTATTCTTTTTTCAAATATAGAAAATAATACTTACAAAGTGGGATTTTAATTTTGTTGCTTATTTATGCTGTTTTTACGTTAAGTCCAGTAAAATATGGCGTCCGAAGCAAAAATAATGCCCTCCCCCGAGCTCCGAACAGCCTTTTATAAGCTTCGGACAGCCTGATACGGTCTTTCGTGTCCTAAGTACAAGCTTCCTTTTGATTGTAATAGTGGATTTGAACAGAACTTTACGTTTGCAATTATGTCTTTTGGCGAAGACCAATAGTTATTAGTCGAATTTTTAATTCTAGCCAATACTAAAGTTTTAATTTTATCCTATAATAATAAACCAATGACTGTTAAAATGATAAAAGAAGGTATAAGTTATAGAGAAGCCGGAAAGTTTGAAGAAACACGTTTTGAGAAAATTCACAATGTAATTTTTGATTCCTCTAAAGAAGCTTCCGTATTAGTAGCACATGAAATAGCCAACTTAATTCAGAGAAAAGAAGAATTAGGGGAACCTTGTATTTTGGGATTAGCAACAGGATCTTCGCCCATAAAAGTGTATGAGGAACTGGTTAGATTACACAAAGAAGAAGGTTTGAGTTTTGCCAATGTGGTTACTTTTAACTTAGATGAATATTATCCTATGGATAAAAATAATATTCAGAGTTACCACCATTTTATGCATGAGCACCTTTTTAATCATGTAAACATTCTTCCGGAAAATATTAATATTCCCGACGGAAATGTAAACAGCGAAGAACTACAACAATATTGTATTGATTATGAAATGAAGATTAAATCTTATGGAGGATTGGATTTTCAGTTGCTAGGAATTGGTAGAACGGGACACATTGGATTTAATGAACCAGGTTCGCATATTAACTCAGGAACGCGAAGTATTACACTGGATCATTTAACCCGTGTTGATGCTGCTCCGGCATTTTTAGGGATTGATAATGTACCCAGGAAAGCCATTACTATGGGAATTGGTACAGTAAGAGCTGCTAAAAGAATAGTGCTTTTGGCTTGGGGAATCAGTAAGGCTGATATTTTAAAAAGTACTATTGAAGGAGAAGTTTCATCTCAGGTGCCGGCAACTTATTTGCAGGAGCATAGCAATACAACTTTTGTTTTAGACAGCGAAGCTTCATCTGAATTAACCAGAGTAAAAACACCATGGTTAGTTAAATCCTGCATTTGGACAGAAGAATTAAAATTAAAAGCTGTAGTATGGTTGAGCGAATTGACAACAAAACCAATTTTGAAATTAACAGACAAAGATTATAATGACAACGGAATGTCAGGTTTATTAGCAGAAGAAGGAACGGCCTATAATTTGAATATTAAAATGTTCAACCAATTGCAGCATACCATTACAGGCTGGCCGGGAGGAAAACCGGATGCCGATGATACCAATAGACCGGAACGTTCTAATCCTTCAAAAAAGAGAGTGATTATCTTTAGCCCACATCCTGATGATGATGTGATTTCGATGGGAGGAACTTTTGACAGGCTGGTAGAACAGGGACATGAGGTACATATTGCTTATCAAACCTCAGGAAATATAGCTGTTTCTAATGAGGAAGCGTTGAAATTTGCCGAAGTTTCGACAGTTTTAAATTCATTATCAAGTGAATCAGATAGTATTATTAATTTTTTGAAAAATAAAGGAAAAAATGATATTGATTCGGTCGAAGTTCGAAAATTAAAAGGCTTAATCAGAAGAAGTGAATCTCTGGGAGCAACCCGATATTTAGGAGTTCCGGATGCTAATGTTCACTTTTTAGATTTACCTTTTTATGAAACCGGAACGGTAAAAAAAGGAAATCTTACAGATGCCGATATAAAAATCATGTGTGATCTTATTGAAGACATTAAGCCACATCAAATTTATGCAGCTGGGGATTTAGCCGATCCACACGGAACGCACAAAGTTTGTTTGGATAGTTTGTTTGAAGCTTTAAAACGATTGAAACACCATAGTTATATGGATGATTGTTGGGTTTGGTTGTACCGTGGAGCCTGGCACGAATGGGAAACCTATCATATAGAAATGGCAGTACCTATGAGTCCGGATCAGGTGCTTAAAAAGCGTCATGCTATTTTTTACCACCAATCTCAAAAAGATGGTGTTATGTTTCAAGGGGATGACAGCAGAGAATTTTGGGTTCGTGCCGAAGACAGAAACAGAGCAACAGCAAAAAAATACAATGATTTAGGATTAGCGGAATATGCTGCTATTGAAGCGTTTAAGCGTTATCATTTTTAATATAAAAGTTAAGTTGGTGAAAAGTGTAATTTAGTTTATTTTTGGTTATTTACTAAGTTACCAATATAAAAATGCAATCTGAAAAGGTTGCATTTTTTGTTTTTAATAGCCGTTGACTTTAGTCAACAGAGTTTAGGTTTTATGCTAAATTGGCTTTAGCCAAAGGTTATATTATTTGGTTAAAGCCAATAGATGGAATTTATAAAATCGGTATTAAATAGCCGAATTTAATATTCTTTGTTTTACTTCATCAATATAAGATCTTCCTATAACGTACCTTAAACCTTCAATTTCGATGCTATTTCCTTCTACAGCATCAATTTTATCAATAGCTACAGTATAAGAGCGGTGTATTCTGATAAAATCTCTTTCGGGTAATAAACTAGTAAAATCAGATAAGGTGCTGTGGATGATGTATTTGCCTGAAGTAGTGTTTATTTTTAGGTAATCTTTTAGACTTTCGATGACTAATATTTCGTCTAAAAATATTTTTTTCATTTTCTTTTTGTCAATTTTCACAAAAATAAATGGATGATCTTTACTGTTTTCCTGAGGGGTTTTATGTGTAGTATCAAGTCTTTTGTTGATTTTATTCACGGCTTTCATCAACCTTGGAAATTCTATAGGTTTGACTAAATAATCCAGAACATCTAATTCATAGGTTTCTATTGCAAATTCGTCATAGGCACTTGTGATGATAAGTAGCGGTGGATTTTCCAGACTTTTAATAAAATTAATTCCATCTAAAACGGGCATGTTAATATCGAGAAAAATAACATCAACACTGTTGTTTTTTAAAAAATTTAAACCTTCAATGGAATTACTGAATGAATTGATTAATTCTAAATCTTCAATTTGTTCGATGTAGTTTTTTATTACATTAATTGCTAATGGCTCATCATCTATTATTAGACATTTGATTTTCATTTTTTATATAATTTTTTTAAGAGTCAAAACAATTGTAAAAAAGGAGGGAGAAAATAAGTTTTTCAGGAAACTCTAATTTTAAGCTTAATCACAAAAATATTGTTTTTATTTTTAATTGACAGCTTATAATCGTTTTTGTTGTACCCTAATTCGAGTCTTTTTTTAACATTTTCAATTCCTATACCACTTGACTTGTTAAAATTATCAACGTGCTCGGTTATAGTAGGCATAGGGTTGGAAACCGAAAAATAAAGAAAATCTTCTTTAATCTTAAAATTGATATCTATTTTAACATGTCCCACATTTTTATTGACACCGTGCTTGAAAGAATTTTCGATAAATGTGAGTAATAACATTGGCGAAATTTCCTTATCCTGAATATCGCCAGAAATATACATATTGACTTCCAGTCTTTCATCATGACGTATTCGTTCTAAATCCAGATAATTTTGGATACAAAGAATTTCGTTTTCTAAAGTTTGCTTTTTGCTCTGTGTTTCATAAAGCATGTAGCGCATTAATTCGGATAACTTCAGAATGATTCTTGGTGTCTTATTCGATTTTTCAACCGATAACGAGTAAATATTATTCAGTGTATTAAAGAAAAAATGCGGAGAAATTTGTGATTTTAAAAAGAGTAATTCGGTTTCAAGATTTGATTTTTCTAAATCAGTTACTCGTTTATGTTCTTTGATAAAGTCTAAAGTGATTTTGATAGCCGTTACAAAAGTAATAACATAAAGTTCGCCTATCATCATATCGATAGTGTAGTTCAGCGATAACTTATCTACGTGTTCCGGACCTTCAGGCCATACATTGCGGCTTATTAATAAATATGTAAGATTAAATTTTATAAGCACCATGCTAAACAAGGCAACTAACAGCACTATAACATAGGTAAGGTATCTTTTTTTATAGACTAAATTAGGCATGAGCACTAAAATATTCAAATAACATAAAGTCATGTGAATAGGAAACCCTAGTAAATTAGATTTTAACGAATACACATAATCATTAAAATAACTTCCCCATCTAAAAGTATTAAATACAAAGTAGATTGACCAAAAGATAATATGGTAATGCAATGGGATTTTGTGAAACTTGTTTGAATTGAAGATCATTGTAGGGATTTTAGGTTTCTTACACCTTTTTTGTGGTGTTTAGCTTTGTTTTTTTGTTGTCCGTCTAAAAATATTTAGACTGCGGTCAAATTTATATAAATTTAATGTTAAATATAAGAATATCGTTTATGAAGAATATTGCTTTGGTTGTTTTAACTGCGGTTTTGCTCTCGAATTGTAAGTCAAACAGTGACAAAATTAACAGTAACAATGAAGATTTAATAAATTATGTTGACCCTTTTATTGGGACAGGCGGGCATGGACATACTTATCCCGGAGCAACTGTTCCTTTTGGAATGCTTCAGCCCAGTCCGGATAACGGTATCTCCAGTTGGGATTGGTGTTCGGGTTATCATTATTCTGATTCTGTTGTTGCTGGTTTTAGCCAATTACATTTAAGCGGAACAGGAATTGGCGACTTGGCTGATATTCTTTTCATGCCAATCAATAAAAAAGTAGATTTAACTACTAAAGTTACTTCTCGTGATTCACTTCCTTATAAATCAGGATACAATCATGACAACGAAAAAGCAAGTCCAGGATATTATCAGGTATTTCTAAATGATCCTAAAATTAATGTAGAATTAACTTCGTCTGAACGTACTGCTTTTCATAAATATACTTTCACTAAAAATGACAAACAATCCGTAATTATTGATTTGGGTTTTGCCATTAATTGGGATAAGGCTACAGAGTCGGGGATTACAATAGAAAATCAAACAACTATAAGTGGTTATCGTTACAGCAAAGGATGGGCAGCAAATCAGAAAGTGTTTTTTGTAGCCGAGTTTTCAAAACCTATTTACAGTCACGATTTAACTGCCGATGGAAAATTAATAATATCAAATGCTGTAAAAGGAGAACGAACTGCCGCACAGTTATTTTTTGACGAAAAAAACACTACTGAATTAGGCGTAAAAATAGCCTTGTCATCTGTGAGTGTGGCTAATGCCAAAGACAATTTAGACCAGAGTAATTTTAATTTCGAAAAAGTAAAATCAGCAGCAGCAACAGCTTGGAATACGGCTTTATCGACTATAAAAGTAGAAACTCCTGTAGATTCATTGAAAACTATTTTTTACACCGCTATGTATCATGCCCAATTAGCACCTGTAACGTATAGCGATAAAAATGGTCAGTTTAGAAAAGAAAATGATCAAATTGTAACCGATAAAAATAATACGACCTATTCTACTTTGTCGCTTTGGGATACTTTTAGAGCCGAAAATCCTTTGTTGACTTTATTGGCTCCCGACAGAGTTTCGGGTATGGTCAATTCAATGTTGGCATATTATGAAACCAAAAAAATATTACCCGTTTGGACTTTATATGCTAATGAAACCAATACCATGACTGGTTATCATTCGATTCCTGTAATTTTAAACGCTTACAAAAACGGAATTAAAGGTTTTGATGCCGAAAAAGCATATCAGGCAATGAAAACCACGATGATGCAAGACGAACGTGGTTTGAATTTCTACAAACAGTACGGTTTTATTCCTTATAATTTATTAGACGAATCGGTTACTATAACTTTAGAATATGCTTATGATGACTGGTGTGTAGCGCAAATGGCAAAAGCATTAGGCAAAGAAGCCGATTATCAGTTTTTTCTAAATCGTTCTAAAGCCTATCAGCATTTATTTGATTCGAAAACAGGATTCATGCGCGGAAAATCAGCAGACGGAAAATCATGGAACGAACCTTTTGATCCCAAACATTCCAACCACAGAGAACATACCGATTATACCGAAGGTAATGCCTGGCAACACAGCTGGTTTGTGCCTCATAATGTAGATGAATTTATTTCGCTGCATGGAAGTAAACAAGTTTTTGCAAAACGTTTAGAACAGTTATTCATCGAAAGTTCAGAAATTACAGGAAACAATATTTCGGCAGATATTTCAGGATTAATTGGTCAATATGCACACGGAAACGAGCCGAGTCACCATATTGCTTATATGTTCAATCATGCTAATCAGCCTTGGAGAGCGCAATATTGGGCACGCCATATTTTAGATACCCAATACAATACAACGCCAAACGGTTTAAGTGGAAATGAGGATTGCGGACAAATGTCAGCTTGGTATATTTTTAGTTCTATGGGATTGTATCCTATGAATCCCGCTTCGGGCGAATACGAAATAGGAAGTCCTATTTTTGAAAAAACAACCATCCAACTTCAGGGAGGAAAAACTTTTGTTATTGAAGCTCAAAATGTTTCCAACAAGAATTTTTACATTCAGTCAGCAACCCTTAATGGTGTTCCTTTTAATAAAACAGCAATCTCACATCAACAACTTTTGCGGGGTGGAACGCTTCATTTTGTTATGGGATCGGAACCAAATAAAAACTGGGGATTAAAAAATAACTAACTAATAAATAAGATTAATGGACATTATCGACGTATCAATCATAGTAGCATATATTCTACTCTCGGTAGGAATAGGAATTTGGATTTCAAGAAAAGCATCAAAAGGTTTGGATGACTATTTTCTTGGCGGAAAAACAATCAAATGGTATTTTTTAGGCTTGAGCAATGGCTCGGGAATGTTTGATGTTTCGGGAACTTCCTGGATGATTGGAGTATTGTTTTTGTACGGAGTAAAAAGTTTTATGTTCATGTGGCTTTGGCCAATATGGAATCAGATTTTTGTCATGATGTTCTTGGCAGTCTGGATCAGAAGATCAAAAGTGATGACCGGTTCGGAATGGATTTTAACCCGTTTTGGAAGTGACAAAGCCGGTAAAGCATCACATATTATTGTTGCCATTTTTGCCATTATTTCTACTATTGGATTTATCGCTTACTTTTTTGAAGGAATTGGAAAGTTCGTAACCATTATTCTTCCCTGGGATTTAACGCTTCATTCTGGTGATTTAATTTTACTGACATCCGAGCGTTCTTATGCTTTAATCATTATTCTTTTAACAACAATTTATACCGTAAAAGGTGGAATGTTTTCGGTGGTAGCCACCGAAGTCGTTCAATATTTGATTATGATTGTTGCCGGAGTTTTAATAGCGGGTTATGCCTTTATCAATTATACTGATGTTCAGATCAATTCAGTTATTACCGAAGAATGGAAAAATGTTTTCTTCGGCTGGCAATTTGAAACCCAGTGGAGTGATAAATTCCAAACCTTCAATAATTTAATAGATTCAGAAGGGTATAAAATGTTTGGTGCTTTTATTGGAATGACCTTATTCAAAGGATTTTTTGCCAGTATTGCAGGGCCAACACCGAGTTACGATTTGCAACGAATTCTTTCGACAAAATCAGTTAAAGAAGCGGCTTATATGAGCGGTTTTACCAATCTGATTTTATTTATTCCAAGGTATTTATTAATTACAGGAATTGTAGTTATTGCGTTAGTAAATCTAGCACCCGAATTGAATGCCAATACTGGATTAACCGGAGCTGATTTAGAATTATTAATGCCTAAAGTGGTCAATTTATACATTCCTGTTGGAATCAAAGGAATTTTATTGGCAGGATTATTAGCTGCTTTTATGTCTGGATTCTCCGCATTCGTAAACGCTGGACCGGCTTATATTGTAAATGATATTTATAAAAAATATTTCAAACCCGTTGCTACAAATGAGCATTACATTAAGGTAAGTCAGATTTCTTCTTTCCTTGTAGTTGGTTTAGGCGTTTTCATGGGATTCTTTGCTGATTCTATTAATTCTTTAACACTTTGGATTACCAGTGCTTTGTACGGAGGTTATGTCGCAGCCAATTTTTTGAAATGGATTTGGTGGCGTTTTAACGGCTGGGGATATTTTTGGGGAATGTTCGCTGGATTGGTTGTAGCTTCTTTACAATTTGCTTTAGGTCAGGCCAAAGGAAGTTTCTCCGAAGGTTCATTTTTATACGATTTAGCACAAGTACAAGCCATTTATCTATTTCCAATAATATTCGGTTTCTCTATTTTGGGTTGTCTTTTAGGAACTTTTTTAAGTAAACCAACAGATATGGAAGTATTGCAATCTTTTTATACCAATGTAAGACCTTGGGGTTGGTGGAATCCGGTTTACAAAACCTTAAAAATAGAAGATCAGTCTTTCGAAAAAAATAATGATTTCTGGAAAGATATGTTGAATTGTGTGATTGGAATTGTATGGCAGTCGAGTATGATTTTACTTCCAATATTCTTTATCATCAGAGATTATCCAAAAGCAACCGCAGCCTTAATTGTGTTTTTAGTAACGACTACAATATTAAAATTCACCTGGCTGGATAAAGTTCGAAGAATAGAAGATTAATGCAGAGAATTGCATTTTGGTATAAAAAATAACAAACCCTAAAAACGGTTCCTTGGATGTATCATTTTTTTAAATAAAATACACCCAAATGAATCCAAACAAAAATAATAAACAAAAAACAAAAAAATGAGTACAATTCCCTGGCAAG
Protein-coding sequences here:
- a CDS encoding SDR family NAD(P)-dependent oxidoreductase, yielding MAKTVIITGGTTGIGKATALHFAKNGYNVVITSRNANKETEVLEEFKKEGAEVTFFPLDVTREEQVKNVIDKTVEKFGKLDSIVNNSGVSLGNALLADTESDELKQMLETNVMGVYYGMKHAINTMLKTGGGTIVNLASIAGLNGLVSTAQYNASKHAVVGLTKGGALDYATKNIRINAVAPGAIKTDILKNAIASGTYDVSGIEALHPMKRLGEVEDIAKGIFFLASDENPFMTGTVLSIDGGYNAK
- a CDS encoding sensor histidine kinase, encoding MIFNSNKFHKIPLHYHIIFWSIYFVFNTFRWGSYFNDYVYSLKSNLLGFPIHMTLCYLNILVLMPNLVYKKRYLTYVIVLLVALFSMVLIKFNLTYLLISRNVWPEGPEHVDKLSLNYTIDMMIGELYVITFVTAIKITLDFIKEHKRVTDLEKSNLETELLFLKSQISPHFFFNTLNNIYSLSVEKSNKTPRIILKLSELMRYMLYETQSKKQTLENEILCIQNYLDLERIRHDERLEVNMYISGDIQDKEISPMLLLTFIENSFKHGVNKNVGHVKIDINFKIKEDFLYFSVSNPMPTITEHVDNFNKSSGIGIENVKKRLELGYNKNDYKLSIKNKNNIFVIKLKIRVS
- the nagB gene encoding glucosamine-6-phosphate deaminase — its product is MIKEGISYREAGKFEETRFEKIHNVIFDSSKEASVLVAHEIANLIQRKEELGEPCILGLATGSSPIKVYEELVRLHKEEGLSFANVVTFNLDEYYPMDKNNIQSYHHFMHEHLFNHVNILPENINIPDGNVNSEELQQYCIDYEMKIKSYGGLDFQLLGIGRTGHIGFNEPGSHINSGTRSITLDHLTRVDAAPAFLGIDNVPRKAITMGIGTVRAAKRIVLLAWGISKADILKSTIEGEVSSQVPATYLQEHSNTTFVLDSEASSELTRVKTPWLVKSCIWTEELKLKAVVWLSELTTKPILKLTDKDYNDNGMSGLLAEEGTAYNLNIKMFNQLQHTITGWPGGKPDADDTNRPERSNPSKKRVIIFSPHPDDDVISMGGTFDRLVEQGHEVHIAYQTSGNIAVSNEEALKFAEVSTVLNSLSSESDSIINFLKNKGKNDIDSVEVRKLKGLIRRSESLGATRYLGVPDANVHFLDLPFYETGTVKKGNLTDADIKIMCDLIEDIKPHQIYAAGDLADPHGTHKVCLDSLFEALKRLKHHSYMDDCWVWLYRGAWHEWETYHIEMAVPMSPDQVLKKRHAIFYHQSQKDGVMFQGDDSREFWVRAEDRNRATAKKYNDLGLAEYAAIEAFKRYHF
- a CDS encoding GH92 family glycosyl hydrolase, translating into MKNIALVVLTAVLLSNCKSNSDKINSNNEDLINYVDPFIGTGGHGHTYPGATVPFGMLQPSPDNGISSWDWCSGYHYSDSVVAGFSQLHLSGTGIGDLADILFMPINKKVDLTTKVTSRDSLPYKSGYNHDNEKASPGYYQVFLNDPKINVELTSSERTAFHKYTFTKNDKQSVIIDLGFAINWDKATESGITIENQTTISGYRYSKGWAANQKVFFVAEFSKPIYSHDLTADGKLIISNAVKGERTAAQLFFDEKNTTELGVKIALSSVSVANAKDNLDQSNFNFEKVKSAAATAWNTALSTIKVETPVDSLKTIFYTAMYHAQLAPVTYSDKNGQFRKENDQIVTDKNNTTYSTLSLWDTFRAENPLLTLLAPDRVSGMVNSMLAYYETKKILPVWTLYANETNTMTGYHSIPVILNAYKNGIKGFDAEKAYQAMKTTMMQDERGLNFYKQYGFIPYNLLDESVTITLEYAYDDWCVAQMAKALGKEADYQFFLNRSKAYQHLFDSKTGFMRGKSADGKSWNEPFDPKHSNHREHTDYTEGNAWQHSWFVPHNVDEFISLHGSKQVFAKRLEQLFIESSEITGNNISADISGLIGQYAHGNEPSHHIAYMFNHANQPWRAQYWARHILDTQYNTTPNGLSGNEDCGQMSAWYIFSSMGLYPMNPASGEYEIGSPIFEKTTIQLQGGKTFVIEAQNVSNKNFYIQSATLNGVPFNKTAISHQQLLRGGTLHFVMGSEPNKNWGLKNN
- a CDS encoding helix-turn-helix domain-containing protein yields the protein MIEDRIRINILFSCTSQEKKNFDPFVQDHALVCVLNGKMIINDGIETFQYNKGDIGFVSKNQLVKTQKIPQDNKPFMSISIFLPKETLYNYSKEHHILPKGNYLGKPNFIFQPDPFLKGFFNSMLPYFENQEALTNNLATIKTFEIIELLLRYTTIQNLLFNFEDDFKIDLEAYMNKNYMHNIPLAQFAKLTGRSISTFKRDFQEIFNQTPNKWLIKKRLDLAHFLISKQGKKPNEIYDDVGFVNFSHFSRSFKAEFGINPSEIEKNHS
- a CDS encoding manganese efflux pump, which codes for MDIMQNTINWYNGEIFEGKFILGFGFFLILTALLFYFLGNTPTAKALLIPMLVIGIFFSITGANMIRSNGKQKQEIAKKYEQNPKEFINAEIKRVDDFQYLYPMSIAISLACFLIAIALLYLTQNVHLKAIAISLILFGMAFAVIDYFSKERATIYYEQLKS
- a CDS encoding sodium:solute symporter family protein, whose protein sequence is MDIIDVSIIVAYILLSVGIGIWISRKASKGLDDYFLGGKTIKWYFLGLSNGSGMFDVSGTSWMIGVLFLYGVKSFMFMWLWPIWNQIFVMMFLAVWIRRSKVMTGSEWILTRFGSDKAGKASHIIVAIFAIISTIGFIAYFFEGIGKFVTIILPWDLTLHSGDLILLTSERSYALIIILLTTIYTVKGGMFSVVATEVVQYLIMIVAGVLIAGYAFINYTDVQINSVITEEWKNVFFGWQFETQWSDKFQTFNNLIDSEGYKMFGAFIGMTLFKGFFASIAGPTPSYDLQRILSTKSVKEAAYMSGFTNLILFIPRYLLITGIVVIALVNLAPELNANTGLTGADLELLMPKVVNLYIPVGIKGILLAGLLAAFMSGFSAFVNAGPAYIVNDIYKKYFKPVATNEHYIKVSQISSFLVVGLGVFMGFFADSINSLTLWITSALYGGYVAANFLKWIWWRFNGWGYFWGMFAGLVVASLQFALGQAKGSFSEGSFLYDLAQVQAIYLFPIIFGFSILGCLLGTFLSKPTDMEVLQSFYTNVRPWGWWNPVYKTLKIEDQSFEKNNDFWKDMLNCVIGIVWQSSMILLPIFFIIRDYPKATAALIVFLVTTTILKFTWLDKVRRIED
- a CDS encoding LytR/AlgR family response regulator transcription factor, translating into MKIKCLIIDDEPLAINVIKNYIEQIEDLELINSFSNSIEGLNFLKNNSVDVIFLDINMPVLDGINFIKSLENPPLLIITSAYDEFAIETYELDVLDYLVKPIEFPRLMKAVNKINKRLDTTHKTPQENSKDHPFIFVKIDKKKMKKIFLDEILVIESLKDYLKINTTSGKYIIHSTLSDFTSLLPERDFIRIHRSYTVAIDKIDAVEGNSIEIEGLRYVIGRSYIDEVKQRILNSAI